From Streptomyces cyaneogriseus subsp. noncyanogenus, the proteins below share one genomic window:
- a CDS encoding GH25 family lysozyme, translated as MSSPARIRRGTRLSAAALAGACLVSGAALAGAGPSAAAPPDAYEVKGVDTSHHNHDATGRAIDWERVARHNAFAFLKATQGTAYADPWFARDFKAASATSLLRAPYHFFDPRSARDGAAQADHFVRTARAAGYSGTRAGELPPVLDVESVPAGGREVCPRDLRADQLRIFLQRVKSAFEVTPIVYTRASFVAGCMGGKGEVFRGHPLWLARYRSGAKEPGNVPGAGAWTFWQYTETERVPGIPGRDGAAGTADRNVYRGTLARLRALAHLGGVPRPASWPALKAGRRGAEVTTVQLLLTARGHATAADGVFGAGTRAGAAAFQKAHGLAADGIVGPATWTRLVLTLKAGDRGPAVTAVQRQLADHGHPVGADGVFGTATEAAVKAFQRARGLGADGIAGPATWRELVGGGRGR; from the coding sequence GTGTCCAGTCCCGCACGCATCCGCCGCGGAACGCGCCTGTCCGCCGCCGCCCTGGCCGGCGCCTGTCTGGTGAGCGGCGCCGCACTGGCCGGCGCCGGTCCGAGCGCCGCCGCTCCCCCGGACGCCTACGAGGTGAAGGGCGTCGACACCAGCCACCACAACCACGACGCGACGGGCCGGGCCATCGACTGGGAACGCGTCGCCCGGCACAACGCGTTCGCCTTCCTCAAGGCGACCCAGGGCACCGCCTACGCAGACCCCTGGTTCGCGCGGGACTTCAAGGCCGCCTCCGCCACGTCCCTGCTGCGGGCGCCGTACCACTTCTTCGACCCGCGCAGCGCCCGCGACGGCGCCGCACAGGCCGACCACTTCGTGCGCACCGCGCGCGCCGCCGGCTACTCGGGGACGAGGGCCGGGGAGCTGCCGCCGGTCCTGGACGTGGAGAGCGTCCCGGCCGGCGGCAGGGAGGTCTGCCCCCGGGACCTGCGCGCCGACCAGCTGCGGATCTTCCTCCAACGGGTGAAGTCCGCGTTCGAGGTGACGCCGATCGTCTACACGCGGGCGTCGTTCGTCGCCGGCTGCATGGGCGGCAAGGGCGAGGTCTTCCGGGGCCACCCGCTGTGGCTGGCCCGGTACCGGAGCGGCGCGAAGGAACCGGGCAACGTGCCGGGTGCCGGGGCGTGGACGTTCTGGCAGTACACCGAGACCGAACGGGTGCCGGGCATCCCCGGCCGCGACGGCGCCGCCGGCACCGCCGACCGCAACGTCTACCGGGGCACCCTGGCCCGGCTGCGTGCGCTGGCCCACCTCGGTGGCGTCCCGCGGCCCGCGTCGTGGCCGGCCCTGAAGGCCGGCCGGCGCGGCGCGGAGGTGACCACCGTCCAGCTCCTGCTCACCGCCCGCGGACACGCCACGGCCGCCGACGGCGTCTTCGGCGCGGGCACCCGGGCCGGGGCCGCGGCGTTCCAGAAGGCGCACGGCCTGGCCGCCGACGGCATCGTGGGCCCGGCCACCTGGACCCGGCTGGTCCTCACCCTGAAGGCCGGCGACCGGGGGCCGGCCGTCACCGCCGTGCAGCGTCAGCTCGCGGACCACGGCCACCCGGTCGGCGCCGACGGCGTCTTCGGCACCGCCACCGAGGCGGCGGTGAAGGCCTTCCAGCGGGCCAGGGGTCTGGGCGCCGACGGGATCGCCGGCCCGGCCACCTGGCGGGAACTGGTCGGCGGCGGCCGGGGCCGCTGA
- a CDS encoding cytochrome P450 family protein gives MPATTTVDLLRLSPDFVRDPYPVYAALRAQAPVHRVRTPDGPEIYLVLGHETCRAALTDPRLSRDWRGSGRLRQIINADEDDPNLAHMSMAEPPDHTRLRRLVTREFTPRRIDALAPRVQEITDGLLDAMTADGARRADLVDSFAFPLPMTVICELLGVPELDRHSFRRWSNEMLAPTSPQAQGAAYADLGAYLPRLIAAKRTEPGDDLLSALIHTVDEEGDRLSPAELVGMCNLLLIAGHETMTNLVGNGMRALFAHPDQLRLLRGDLGLIDGAVEEMLRYDGPVETSLERLALTDVELGGVLIPAGSTVRMVLADADRDTARFARPEAFDIRRDTRGHLAFGHGLHHCLGAALARVEGRIAIRSLLERCPHITADIGADALPWVPGLLVRGVRKLPVRW, from the coding sequence GTGCCTGCCACGACCACCGTCGATCTGCTGCGGCTCAGCCCCGACTTCGTCCGCGACCCCTACCCCGTCTACGCGGCGTTGCGCGCACAGGCCCCGGTCCACCGCGTCCGCACCCCGGACGGCCCGGAGATCTACCTCGTGCTCGGCCACGAGACCTGCCGGGCCGCGCTCACCGACCCCCGCCTCAGCCGCGACTGGCGGGGCTCGGGCAGGCTGCGCCAGATCATCAACGCCGACGAGGACGACCCCAACCTCGCGCACATGTCGATGGCCGAGCCGCCGGACCACACCCGGCTGCGGCGGCTGGTGACACGGGAATTCACCCCCCGCCGCATCGACGCCCTCGCCCCGCGCGTGCAGGAGATCACCGACGGCCTGCTGGACGCGATGACGGCAGACGGCGCCCGCCGGGCCGACCTGGTGGACAGCTTCGCCTTCCCGCTGCCGATGACCGTCATCTGCGAACTGCTGGGCGTGCCCGAGCTGGACCGGCACTCCTTCCGCCGCTGGTCCAACGAGATGCTCGCCCCCACCAGCCCGCAGGCCCAGGGCGCCGCCTACGCGGACCTGGGCGCGTACCTGCCCCGCCTCATCGCCGCCAAGCGCACCGAGCCCGGCGACGACCTGCTCAGCGCCCTGATCCACACCGTCGACGAGGAAGGCGACCGGCTCTCGCCGGCCGAACTGGTCGGCATGTGCAACCTGCTGCTGATCGCCGGACACGAGACCATGACCAATCTGGTCGGCAACGGCATGCGGGCACTGTTCGCCCACCCGGACCAACTGCGGCTGCTGCGCGGCGACTTGGGCCTGATCGACGGCGCGGTGGAGGAGATGCTGCGCTACGACGGCCCGGTGGAGACCTCCCTGGAGCGCCTCGCCCTCACGGACGTCGAGCTGGGCGGCGTGCTGATCCCGGCCGGCTCCACGGTGCGGATGGTCCTGGCGGACGCCGACCGTGACACCGCGCGGTTCGCGCGGCCGGAAGCCTTCGACATCCGCAGGGACACCCGCGGCCACCTCGCCTTCGGGCACGGCCTGCACCACTGCCTGGGCGCCGCGCTGGCCCGGGTGGAAGGCAGGATCGCGATCCGCAGCCTGCTGGAGCGCTGCCCGCACATCACCGCCGACATCGGCGCCGACGCCCTCCCGTGGGTGCCGGGCCTGCTGGTCAGGGGCGTGCGGAAGCTGCCCGTGCGCTGGTGA
- a CDS encoding dihydrolipoamide acetyltransferase family protein yields the protein MPDVGEGLTEAEILTWYVRPGDPVTDGQTVCEVETAKATVELPIPYTGVVRELLAAERTTVEVGSVIITVAEAAEEAAPPGGFGQEGAPPQRQPVLVGYGVSEAPARRRARTAAVSAPRPGNTPGGARPLAKPPVRKLAKDLGVDLRVVIPSGPGGTITRDDVHAALPPASAPEPAGQDPTAPSPVPPAAPAGRSGPDTAARETRLPVTGVRKATARAMVASAFTAPHATEFVTVDVTRTMKLLDRLKRDEEMAGVRVGPLLLVAKALLVAIARNPHINAAWDEAAQEIVLKHYVNLGIAAATPRGLLVPNIKDAQAKTLPELARALEELVRTAREGATAPAALRGGTVTITNIGVFGVDTGTPILNPGESAILAVGAIRKRPWVHRGTVRPRQVTTLALSFDHRLVDGELGSKVLADTAAILEDPNRLITWS from the coding sequence ATGCCCGACGTGGGCGAGGGACTGACCGAGGCGGAGATCCTCACCTGGTACGTCCGGCCGGGCGACCCGGTCACGGACGGGCAGACCGTGTGCGAGGTGGAGACCGCCAAGGCCACCGTCGAACTGCCCATCCCCTACACCGGGGTGGTCCGGGAACTGCTCGCCGCCGAACGGACGACCGTCGAGGTCGGCTCGGTGATCATCACCGTCGCGGAGGCGGCGGAGGAGGCCGCGCCGCCCGGCGGCTTTGGGCAGGAGGGAGCACCGCCGCAGCGGCAGCCGGTCCTGGTCGGATACGGGGTCAGCGAGGCCCCGGCCAGGCGGCGGGCGCGCACGGCCGCCGTGTCCGCCCCGCGCCCGGGCAACACCCCGGGCGGGGCCAGGCCCCTGGCCAAACCGCCGGTGCGCAAGCTGGCCAAGGACCTCGGCGTCGATCTGCGCGTCGTCATCCCCTCCGGCCCCGGCGGCACCATCACCCGCGACGACGTGCACGCCGCGCTCCCGCCCGCGTCCGCGCCGGAGCCGGCCGGGCAGGACCCCACGGCCCCGTCCCCGGTCCCGCCCGCGGCGCCGGCAGGCCGGTCGGGCCCGGACACCGCCGCCCGGGAGACGCGCCTGCCCGTCACCGGGGTGCGCAAGGCGACCGCGCGGGCGATGGTCGCCTCCGCCTTCACCGCGCCCCATGCCACCGAGTTCGTGACCGTCGACGTCACCCGCACCATGAAACTCCTCGATCGGCTCAAGCGGGACGAGGAGATGGCCGGCGTCCGGGTCGGGCCCCTGCTGCTGGTCGCCAAGGCCCTGCTGGTGGCCATCGCCCGCAACCCCCACATCAACGCCGCCTGGGACGAGGCCGCCCAGGAGATCGTCCTCAAGCACTACGTGAACCTCGGCATCGCCGCGGCCACCCCGCGCGGACTGCTCGTGCCGAACATCAAGGACGCCCAGGCCAAGACCCTGCCGGAACTGGCCCGCGCCCTGGAAGAGCTCGTCCGTACCGCGCGCGAGGGCGCCACCGCGCCGGCCGCGCTGCGCGGCGGCACCGTGACCATCACCAACATCGGCGTCTTCGGCGTCGACACCGGCACGCCGATCCTCAACCCCGGCGAGTCCGCGATCCTCGCCGTCGGCGCCATCAGGAAGCGGCCCTGGGTCCACCGCGGCACGGTCAGACCCCGGCAGGTCACCACCCTGGCACTCTCCTTCGACCACCGCCTGGTGGACGGGGAGCTCGGCTCCAAGGTCCTCGCCGACACCGCGGCGATCCTCGAGGACCCCAACCGGCTGATCACATGGTCCTGA
- a CDS encoding alpha-ketoacid dehydrogenase subunit beta yields the protein MTVQKLPMVKAINESLRHALAADPKVLVMGEDVGRLGGVFRVTDGLQKEFGDERVLDTPLAESGIVGTAIGLALRGYRPVVEIQFDGFVFPAYDQIVTQLAKMRARSLGKVRLPVVIRIPYGGGIGAVEHHSESPEALFAHVAGLKVVTPSNARDAYWMMRQAVGGDDPVIFFEPKRRYWDKDEVDPGATPLPLHRAVVARPGEDLTLAAYGPMVKVCLDAARAAAEEGRSLEVLDLRSLSPLDFDTVQTSVEKTRRLVTVHEAPVFFGAGAEIAARVTERSFYHLEAPVLRVGGYHSPYPPSRLEETYLPDLDRVLDAVDRALAY from the coding sequence ATGACCGTGCAGAAGCTGCCGATGGTCAAGGCGATCAACGAGTCGCTGCGCCACGCGCTGGCGGCCGATCCGAAGGTCCTGGTGATGGGAGAGGACGTCGGCCGGCTCGGCGGTGTCTTCCGCGTCACGGACGGCCTGCAGAAGGAGTTCGGCGACGAACGCGTGCTGGACACCCCGCTGGCGGAGTCCGGCATCGTCGGCACCGCCATCGGTCTCGCCCTGCGCGGCTACCGCCCCGTGGTGGAGATCCAGTTCGACGGGTTCGTCTTCCCCGCCTACGACCAGATCGTCACCCAGCTCGCCAAGATGCGGGCCCGGTCGCTGGGGAAGGTGAGGCTGCCCGTCGTCATCCGCATCCCCTACGGCGGCGGCATCGGCGCCGTGGAGCATCACTCGGAGTCGCCGGAGGCCCTGTTCGCGCATGTGGCGGGGTTGAAGGTGGTGACACCGTCGAACGCCCGCGACGCCTACTGGATGATGCGGCAGGCCGTCGGCGGCGACGACCCGGTGATCTTCTTCGAGCCGAAACGGCGTTACTGGGACAAGGACGAGGTCGATCCCGGCGCCACTCCCCTGCCCCTGCACCGGGCGGTCGTGGCCCGCCCCGGCGAGGACCTGACGCTGGCCGCCTACGGGCCGATGGTCAAGGTGTGCCTGGACGCGGCGCGGGCCGCCGCCGAGGAGGGCCGGTCGCTGGAGGTGCTCGACCTGCGCTCGCTGTCCCCGCTGGACTTCGACACCGTGCAGACCTCCGTGGAGAAGACCCGCCGGCTGGTGACCGTGCACGAGGCGCCGGTGTTCTTCGGCGCCGGCGCGGAGATCGCCGCCCGCGTCACCGAACGCAGCTTCTACCACCTGGAGGCCCCGGTCCTGCGGGTCGGCGGATACCACTCCCCCTATCCGCCGTCCCGGCTGGAGGAGACCTACCTGCCCGACCTGGACCGGGTCCTGGACGCCGTCGACCGCGCCCTGGCGTACTGA
- the pdhA gene encoding pyruvate dehydrogenase (acetyl-transferring) E1 component subunit alpha: MTTGTVQFLNHEGELTSHPDYEAEISPDGLRKLYHDMAWSRRMDAEAVTLQRQGELGLWPSLLGQEAAQIGASHALGAADYVFPSYRDHGIALCRGVDPLDLLRMFRGVTNGGWDPAEKNFHLYTLVIGSQVLHATGYAMGLAKDGAQGAVLTCFGDGATSQGDVSEAFNFAAVYHAPVVFFCQNNQWAISEANERQTRVPLHQRADGFGFPGVRVDGNDVLACLAVTRWALERARSGEGPTLIEAFTYRMGAHTTSDDPLRYRDGEEVAYWNLRDPLARLRTLLEARGWADGAYFDTVAAQCEESALDLRGRLRATPDPDPGDIFAHVHADGHALVDEERARFAAYQATFADAAGRGE; this comes from the coding sequence GTGACAACGGGAACCGTGCAGTTCCTGAACCACGAAGGGGAGTTGACCTCCCATCCGGATTACGAGGCCGAGATCTCACCGGACGGCCTGCGGAAGCTGTACCACGACATGGCGTGGAGCCGCCGGATGGACGCCGAGGCCGTCACCCTCCAGCGTCAGGGCGAGCTGGGGCTGTGGCCGTCGCTTTTGGGGCAGGAGGCCGCCCAGATCGGCGCCAGCCACGCCCTGGGCGCGGCGGACTACGTCTTTCCCAGCTACCGCGACCACGGCATCGCCCTGTGCCGCGGTGTGGACCCGCTGGATCTGCTGCGCATGTTCCGCGGCGTCACCAACGGCGGCTGGGACCCGGCGGAGAAGAACTTCCACCTCTACACCCTGGTCATCGGATCGCAGGTGCTGCACGCCACCGGGTACGCGATGGGCCTGGCCAAGGACGGCGCGCAGGGCGCCGTCCTGACCTGCTTCGGCGACGGCGCCACCAGCCAGGGCGACGTCAGCGAGGCGTTCAACTTCGCGGCCGTCTACCACGCCCCCGTCGTGTTCTTCTGCCAGAACAACCAGTGGGCGATCTCCGAGGCCAACGAACGCCAGACCCGCGTCCCCCTCCACCAGCGCGCCGACGGCTTCGGCTTCCCCGGCGTCCGCGTGGACGGCAACGACGTACTGGCCTGCCTGGCCGTCACCAGGTGGGCCCTGGAGCGGGCGCGGTCCGGTGAAGGCCCCACCCTCATCGAGGCGTTCACCTACCGGATGGGCGCGCACACCACCTCCGACGACCCGCTGCGCTACCGGGACGGCGAAGAGGTCGCGTACTGGAACCTGCGGGACCCGCTGGCCCGCCTGCGGACGCTGCTGGAGGCCAGGGGCTGGGCCGACGGCGCCTACTTCGACACGGTCGCGGCGCAGTGCGAGGAAAGCGCCCTGGACCTGCGCGGCCGGCTGCGCGCCACGCCCGACCCCGATCCCGGGGACATCTTCGCCCACGTCCACGCCGACGGGCACGCCCTGGTCGACGAGGAACGCGCCCGCTTCGCCGCCTACCAGGCCACGTTCGCGGACGCGGCCGGAAGGGGCGAGTGA
- a CDS encoding cytochrome P450, protein MANPAYPMARQCPMAPPPAYTTLRGQGPTKVDLPDGDWAWLLTSYDDVRQAMNDPRFSSDDTKMSRARTQLPPNENLNSFWRMDEPEHGRLRHMMMTEFTAHRIKEWRPRIQALVDELLDRLETLPRPVDLYSEFALALPTQVIAQLLGVPQKDYRQFAQQSRTILSLDRPEESWAAYYQMNDYLNRLMEEREREPADDLISRLIVDRVKTGELDREELLPMVRFILVSGYETTTSQIALSALTLMTNPEVRRQLIEEPERITAFVEESLRFWSVSQDNVLRVVDQDMEFSGATMKVGELVVLAVPAANHDERAFPDPERFDLDRGDNRHVAFGFGTHLCAGASLARREVEIAITSLLARFPEMRLAVGVDELTFRQKSLVYGLENLPVTW, encoded by the coding sequence ATGGCGAATCCCGCCTACCCCATGGCCCGCCAGTGCCCGATGGCCCCGCCGCCCGCCTACACCACGCTGCGGGGCCAGGGGCCCACCAAGGTCGACCTGCCCGACGGCGACTGGGCCTGGCTGCTCACCAGCTACGACGACGTCCGGCAGGCCATGAACGACCCGCGGTTCAGCTCGGACGACACCAAGATGTCGCGCGCCCGCACCCAGCTGCCGCCCAACGAGAACCTCAACTCCTTCTGGCGCATGGACGAGCCCGAGCACGGCAGGCTCCGGCACATGATGATGACGGAGTTCACCGCCCACCGGATCAAGGAATGGCGCCCGCGCATCCAGGCCCTGGTGGACGAGCTCCTGGACCGCCTCGAGACGCTGCCGCGCCCGGTGGACCTGTACTCCGAGTTCGCCCTGGCGCTGCCCACCCAGGTGATCGCCCAGCTCCTGGGCGTCCCGCAGAAGGACTACCGGCAGTTCGCCCAGCAGAGCCGCACCATCCTGAGCCTGGACCGGCCCGAGGAGTCCTGGGCCGCCTACTACCAGATGAACGACTACCTCAACCGGCTCATGGAGGAGCGGGAGCGCGAGCCCGCCGACGACCTGATCAGCCGCCTGATCGTCGACCGGGTCAAGACCGGCGAGCTGGACCGGGAAGAACTGCTGCCCATGGTCCGCTTCATCCTCGTCTCCGGCTACGAGACCACCACCAGCCAGATCGCGCTCAGCGCGCTGACGCTGATGACCAACCCCGAGGTCCGCCGGCAGCTGATCGAGGAGCCCGAGCGCATCACCGCCTTCGTGGAGGAGTCGCTGCGGTTCTGGTCCGTCTCCCAGGACAACGTCCTGCGCGTCGTCGACCAGGACATGGAGTTCTCCGGAGCCACCATGAAGGTGGGCGAGCTGGTCGTCCTGGCCGTCCCTGCCGCCAACCACGACGAGCGGGCCTTCCCCGACCCCGAGCGCTTCGACCTGGACCGCGGCGACAACCGCCACGTCGCCTTCGGCTTCGGCACCCACCTGTGCGCCGGCGCCTCGCTGGCCCGCCGCGAGGTGGAGATCGCCATCACCTCCCTCCTGGCCCGCTTCCCCGAGATGCGCCTGGCGGTCGGCGTCGACGAACTGACCTTCCGCCAGAAGAGCCTGGTCTACGGCCTGGAGAACCTCCCGGTGACCTGGTAA
- a CDS encoding DUF2690 domain-containing protein has translation MGVADHEPAKAAKQRLARLLRNWWEQDPGKITQEALARRITERGVRTSQEMLSRYLHRTRPTLARPDVIRVMHQVLGRAPQELETALALHGEASAQPAGRRPSAPQPVTAEAAAPPPAPGRPDAATAPAAVAAPAPRTGPPLATGTPLTTGAPPAAGRPGRLTAALRPRLAAALAALATGACVLTAAVTFGGKDGSGADRPDGQRPAAAAPAPTPSPAAGTPSPPTLTAHCRGESCFGIDPKYAICREDAATYYTGHGHGIRVELRFSPTCQAAWGKMSGTSQGDVVRVTNNAGRSRHYTQQWGHDAHSTMVAALNPDDATACARTPRGEVCATVPAPAGTPAGTPHSAAAGRG, from the coding sequence ATGGGCGTGGCAGACCACGAGCCTGCGAAGGCGGCGAAGCAGCGGCTCGCCCGGCTGCTGAGGAACTGGTGGGAGCAGGACCCCGGCAAGATCACACAAGAGGCGCTGGCGCGGCGGATCACGGAGCGGGGTGTGCGCACCAGCCAGGAGATGCTGTCGCGCTACCTGCACCGCACCCGCCCCACCCTGGCCCGGCCCGACGTGATCCGCGTGATGCACCAGGTGCTCGGCCGCGCACCGCAGGAACTGGAGACCGCGCTCGCCCTGCACGGCGAGGCGTCGGCACAGCCGGCCGGGCGCCGTCCCTCCGCGCCGCAGCCGGTGACAGCGGAGGCCGCCGCACCCCCGCCCGCCCCCGGACGGCCGGACGCCGCCACCGCCCCCGCGGCCGTCGCGGCACCGGCCCCGCGGACCGGCCCGCCCCTCGCCACCGGGACACCCCTCACCACCGGTGCGCCCCCTGCCGCCGGCCGGCCCGGACGCCTGACCGCCGCCCTCCGGCCCCGGCTCGCGGCGGCCCTGGCGGCCCTGGCCACCGGCGCGTGCGTACTCACGGCCGCCGTGACCTTCGGCGGGAAGGACGGCAGCGGCGCGGACCGGCCGGACGGGCAGCGGCCGGCCGCCGCCGCGCCCGCGCCCACACCCTCCCCCGCCGCGGGAACACCCTCGCCACCGACCCTCACCGCGCACTGCCGCGGGGAATCCTGCTTCGGCATCGACCCCAAGTACGCCATCTGCCGGGAGGACGCGGCCACGTACTACACGGGACACGGCCACGGCATCCGGGTGGAGCTGCGGTTCAGCCCGACGTGCCAGGCGGCCTGGGGCAAGATGAGCGGCACCTCGCAGGGCGACGTCGTCCGGGTCACCAACAACGCGGGCCGCTCACGCCACTACACCCAGCAGTGGGGCCACGACGCCCACAGCACCATGGTCGCGGCCCTCAATCCCGACGACGCGACGGCCTGCGCCCGCACCCCGCGCGGCGAGGTCTGCGCCACGGTCCCCGCGCCCGCCGGCACGCCCGCGGGCACGCCCCACAGCGCAGCGGCGGGCCGCGGCTGA
- a CDS encoding peptidoglycan-binding domain-containing protein, with product MSTIAARTAGAARLTAAALALAALIGTELASGGAAGLPAPAPAGAAVQVRAADAAWPVLKAGARGTEVTALQHLLTARGHSLTADGAFGPATTAAVKTFQRAQRLTADGIVGPATWSKLAPTLREGGRGPAVKALRTLLKARGQAVTVDGTFSAAVTAKVKAFQKTRGLAADGIAGRRTWAALLDAGTAAPSGTRAAVARQILRTGGISLATAHPGGRHAGSTARQNVVDTANGKGALTSPWSDRPHRRVALDPRMLDALLKLRTRHGYRVSVSEIAGGDHSATSRHYAGLAFDISHIDGRHVGDGAPHRGLMAACRTLGATEVLGPGNAGHGRHVHCAWPR from the coding sequence ATGTCCACGATCGCCGCACGTACCGCCGGCGCCGCGCGCCTGACCGCCGCGGCCCTCGCCCTGGCCGCGCTCATCGGCACCGAACTGGCCTCCGGCGGGGCGGCCGGGCTCCCGGCCCCCGCCCCCGCCGGAGCCGCCGTCCAGGTCCGGGCGGCCGACGCGGCCTGGCCGGTCCTGAAGGCGGGCGCCCGGGGCACGGAAGTCACCGCGCTCCAGCACCTGCTGACCGCCCGGGGCCACTCGCTCACCGCCGACGGGGCGTTCGGCCCGGCCACCACCGCCGCCGTCAAGACGTTCCAGCGCGCCCAGCGGCTGACCGCGGACGGCATCGTCGGCCCCGCCACCTGGAGCAAACTCGCCCCGACCCTGCGCGAGGGCGGGCGCGGCCCGGCGGTGAAGGCCCTGCGGACGCTGCTGAAGGCACGCGGCCAGGCCGTGACCGTCGACGGGACGTTCTCCGCGGCCGTCACGGCGAAGGTCAAGGCGTTCCAGAAGACCAGGGGACTGGCCGCCGACGGGATCGCCGGGCGGCGCACCTGGGCGGCGCTGCTGGACGCCGGGACCGCAGCCCCGTCCGGCACCCGTGCCGCCGTGGCCCGGCAGATCCTGCGCACCGGCGGCATCTCCCTGGCCACCGCCCACCCCGGCGGCCGGCACGCCGGATCGACCGCACGGCAGAACGTCGTCGACACGGCGAACGGCAAGGGCGCCCTCACCAGCCCCTGGAGCGACAGGCCCCACCGCAGGGTCGCCCTCGACCCGCGGATGCTCGACGCGCTGCTGAAGCTGCGCACCCGGCACGGCTACCGCGTCTCGGTGTCCGAGATCGCCGGCGGCGACCACAGCGCCACCTCCCGCCACTACGCCGGACTCGCCTTCGACATCAGCCACATCGACGGACGCCACGTCGGCGACGGCGCCCCGCACCGGGGCCTGATGGCGGCCTGCCGGACGCTCGGCGCGACGGAGGTCCTCGGCCCGGGCAACGCCGGCCACGGCCGCCACGTCCACTGCGCCTGGCCCCGCTGA